The Spirochaetaceae bacterium region CCTATCCCGTCCGACCACGGGTTTGCCGCCTTCGAAAAGCCCCGGCGTTTCAAGCGTCTTGTCGCCCGCGCCGTTGGCGAAGGGCTGATCTCGCCCGTACGTGCCGCTACGCTTCTCAACGAGTCCCTCGACTCCGTCGAACGGCGCATCAGCGGTCCGCCGACCGAATGAGGTGCGTCGTCAACGACGCGTCCTGCCTCATCGACCTCCGCAAAGGAGGTCTACTGGGCGTCCTCTGCAATCTGCCGTACCAATTCGTCGTCCCGCTGCCCGTGCGTGAGCACCTGCCCGTCGAGGTGGACGTTCATGACGCGCGGAGGGCAAACCCGGGGCTACCCGCGCGGCGATGCGTGGTGGTAAGATCTGTCGTCGCGGAGACCCGGATGGCAACCTCCCCTACCGAGCAATTCGAGAACGACGGCTACTTCATCGTGCGTGGCGCGCTGCCCGACTCGGTGCTGCAGCCGATCCGCGACCTCATCGACCGCAACGTCGATGCTCATGCGCGCGTGCTGCACGCCGAGGGAGCCATCGGGTCGATCCACGCCGGCGCCTCCTTCGAGCGGCGGCTGGCGCTGCTGTACCGCGACGCGGAATCGCGCATGCGCTCCTGGAACACGTTCCTGTTCTCGCCGGAGTTGTACGCGCTGGTGCGGCACGAGGCGATCCTCGACGCCCTGCAGCCGCTGCTCGGCGAGGAGATTTCCTTCAACGGCGACTACCACCTGCGCCCCAAGCTGCCCGGCCGCACCAACACCGCCTTTCCGCTGCACCAGGACAGCCAATACTACGGCCCCGAAACCGGCCACATCCTGGTGATCTCGGTGTGGATCCCGCTGGTCGACGTGGACGAGCACAACGGCTGCCTGCAGCTCATTCCCGGCAGCCACAAGTGGGGCCTGCTGCCGGGCGCGCGCCGCGCCGACCACAACATGGTGAGCTTCGAAG contains the following coding sequences:
- a CDS encoding phytanoyl-CoA dioxygenase family protein; the protein is MATSPTEQFENDGYFIVRGALPDSVLQPIRDLIDRNVDAHARVLHAEGAIGSIHAGASFERRLALLYRDAESRMRSWNTFLFSPELYALVRHEAILDALQPLLGEEISFNGDYHLRPKLPGRTNTAFPLHQDSQYYGPETGHILVISVWIPLVDVDEHNGCLQLIPGSHKWGLLPGARRADHNMVSFEDVTRRGTPVPEPMRCGDFLAFHNLTFHGSDVNHGDGVRWSVDVRFRETPGYREQSEPERIGDRALQAALDRSGRPPLVVRSNHPRTLGDYASWDGARRRLREQAARRRTG